The following proteins come from a genomic window of Spirochaetota bacterium:
- a CDS encoding alpha/beta hydrolase → MTKKIAIICITLVTLLCVAVFAAAWHFSNQLIAPKPYTCQVDHFVYCKGIEELAIPYQDVEFKNDEGLTLRGWFVPGKSKKAIIMVHGITADRKEGLRWVKALHNAGYTLMLFDLRNHGKSDKAKTGMGYYEKNDVIAAVDFLQSKGYKNIGVFGVSMGASTAIQAMANDKRIQAGVFEAAFANLGDLLAEIAKRDFGLPRFPIINAVMWVYSMRLGADANAINPEDFIGNISPRPVFIIHCDSDDYIAYHHGQRIFAKAKEPKFMWTAHCNKHARAWQSNPQEAEKKVVDFYNKFISSK, encoded by the coding sequence ATGACTAAAAAAATAGCTATCATTTGTATCACACTTGTTACACTGTTGTGTGTAGCCGTATTTGCTGCTGCCTGGCATTTTTCCAATCAGCTTATTGCACCCAAGCCATATACCTGCCAGGTTGACCATTTTGTATATTGCAAAGGTATTGAAGAGCTTGCCATACCCTATCAGGATGTGGAATTTAAAAATGATGAAGGCCTTACTCTTCGTGGATGGTTTGTCCCGGGAAAATCAAAAAAAGCAATCATTATGGTTCATGGTATTACTGCTGACAGAAAAGAAGGCCTTAGGTGGGTAAAAGCACTGCATAATGCTGGTTATACTCTGATGTTGTTTGATCTAAGGAATCATGGTAAAAGCGATAAAGCAAAAACAGGTATGGGATATTATGAAAAGAATGACGTTATCGCAGCGGTCGATTTTTTGCAATCAAAAGGATATAAAAACATTGGTGTATTTGGGGTTTCAATGGGAGCTTCTACTGCAATTCAAGCTATGGCTAACGATAAACGCATACAGGCTGGCGTATTTGAAGCAGCATTTGCCAATTTGGGGGATTTACTTGCTGAAATAGCAAAACGTGATTTTGGCCTACCACGTTTTCCTATCATCAATGCTGTTATGTGGGTGTATAGCATGCGCCTGGGAGCAGATGCCAATGCTATAAATCCTGAAGATTTTATAGGTAACATTTCACCACGGCCTGTATTTATTATTCACTGTGATAGTGATGATTATATAGCCTATCATCATGGCCAACGGATTTTTGCAAAGGCCAAGGAACCAAAGTTTATGTGGACAGCACATTGTAATAAGCATGCACGTGCATGGCAATCCAATCCACAGGAAGCCGAAAAAAAAGTAGTTGATTTTTATAATAAATTTATTAGTTCCAAATAA